A genomic segment from Gadus morhua chromosome 4, gadMor3.0, whole genome shotgun sequence encodes:
- the scn1lab gene encoding sodium channel protein type 2 subunit alpha isoform X3 — MAQLLVPTGPDSFRPFVPESLAAIERHIAEELARRPRAERRGADGAGGDEDDEPRPNGDLEAGKSLPFIYGDVPPRLVSTPLEDLDSFYCNQKTFIVLNRGKALFRFNATPALYILSPFNPLRRISIRVLVHSMFSVLIMFTILTNCAFMTLSNPPDWAKNVEYTFTGIYTFESLIKILARGFCVGKFTFLRDPWNWLDFSVILMAYVTEFVDLGNVSALRTFRVLRALKTISVIPGLKTIVGALIQSVKKLSDVMILTVFCLSVFALIGLQLFMGNLRQKCVRFPLWYNSSVNDTLDSLSDSLLLNHSLALSDSLALNGTFNWTEYMNNDSNYYSLPNRRDPLLCGNGTGAGLCPEGYICLKVGRNPDYGYTSFDSFSWAFLSLFRLMTQDYWENLYQQTLRAAGKPYMIFFVLVIFLGSFYLVNLILAVVAMAYDEQNQATIEENQQKEEEFQAMLEQLKRQQEEAQQVAAAAAAAGPEEESGEGGAAVTSESSSLASKLSSKSAKERRNRRKKRRQREEEEERGRRGTVRKSESEDSIKRSSFRFSIDANRLTYEKRCSSPNQSLLSIRGSLFSPRRNSRASLFSFRGRARDAGSENDFADDEHSTLEEGPCGDDSRRGSLFVPRRAERRYSTASQGSVCSGTVPRDRRLPANGKMHCAVDCNGVVSLVAGAAGGLPLPPPTPPTGRLLLPHEGTMTMDTELKKRCSSFRKASMDFLEEPGARQRALSIASILTNTMEELEESRQKCPPCWYKFANSYLIWDCHPTWLRFKEVMNMVVMDPFVDLAITICIVLNTLFMAMEHYPMTIEFNNVLSVGNLVFTVIFTAEMCFKIIALDPYYYFQQGWNIFDSIIVSLSLMELGLANVEGLSVLRSFRLLRVFKLAKSWPTLNMLIKIIGNSVGALGNLTLVLAIIVFIFAVVGMQLFGKSYKECVCKIHADCKLPRWHMHDFFHSFLIVFRVLCGEWIETMWDCMEVDGQSVCLIVFMMVMVIGNLVVLNLFLALLLSSFSADNLAATDEDSEMNNLQIAVGRIQRGIAFFKAAMRKFLRRICFDGVAGRGKDQAMPLESKTVEELQSNGKGNCISSNHTAVEVITKEPSPAGEYLKEGNGRPGWGGVLGVRVSDGGDNSPMEKYPVEDCDYMSFIHNPVLTVTVPIAVVESDFENPNTEEFSSDSSDVEGSTEKIDIEPRPPSSSEGSTVDIRPPGEGCESEEMEPEESMDPAACFTDGCVRRFQCCQVSVEEGWWKSWWTLRKTCFIIVEHNWFESFIIFMILLSSGALAFEDIYIEQRRTVKTMLEYADKVFTYVFILEMLLKWVAYGFVKYFTNAWCWLDFLIVDVSIVSLVANALGYSELSAIKSLRTLRALRPLRALSRFEGMRVVVNALLGAIPSIMNVLLVCLIFWLIFSIMGVNLFAGKYYYCVNTTNDEVFPIDVVNNRSECLALVNDSARWKNVKINFDNVGAGYLALLQVATFKGWMDIMYAAVDSRNLEDQPEYEVNLYMYLYFVIFIIFGSFFTLNLFIGVIIDNFNQQKKKFGGQDIFMTEEQKKYYNAMKKLGSKKPQKPIPRPTNAFQGFVFDCITKQAFDIVIMILICLNMVTMMVETDDQGVDMDWVLYWINLVFIVLFTGECVLKMVSLRHYYFTIGWNVFDFVVVILSIVGMFLSKVFEKYLVSPTLFRVIRLARIGRILRLIKGAKGIRTLLFALMMSLPALFNIGLLLFLVMFIYAIFGMSNFAYVKHESGIDDMFNFETFGNSMICLFQITTSGGWDTLLAPILNKREPDCDSQLEHPGNPNKGNCGNPSVGILFFVSYVIICFLIVVNMYIAVILENFSVATEESAEPLSEDDFEMFYEVWERFDPDATQFIEYARLSEFADALDPPLRMPKPNKIQLIGMDLPMVSGERIHCLDILFAFTKRVLGEGGEMDVLRGQMEERFMASNPSKVSYEPITSTLRRKQEDTSARMIQRAFRCHRVRLAMKRASKLYKEQLAVGVRDPDKDVVVFGLPEESSERSNKTDLTLSTASPPSYNSVTKSAKYEQGDSEKENMGMDSRGRRQ; from the exons ATACACTTTCACAGGGATCTACACCTTTGAGTCACTCATCAAGATCCTGGCCAGGGGCTTCTGTGTGGGCAAGTTCACGTTCTTGCGCGACCCCTGGAACTGGCTGGACTTCAGTGTTATCCTCATGGC ATATGTCACAGAGTTTGTGGACCTGGGCAATGTCTCAGCACTGCGAACCTTCAGGGTTCTGAGGGCCCTGAAAACTATTTCTGTCATCCCAG gCCTGAAGACCATCGTGGGGGCTCTGATCCAGTCGGTCAAGAAGCTGTCGGACGTCATGATCCTGACTGTCTTCTGCCTCAGTGTGTTCGCCCTCATCGGCCTGCAGCTCTTCATGGGCAACCTGCGCCAGAAGTGCGTGCGTTTCCCGCTCTGGTACAACTCCTCTGTCAACGACACCCTCGACAGCCTGAGCGATAGCCTGCTGCTGAACCACAGCCTAGCGCTCAGCGATAGCCTAGCATTGAACGGGACCTTCAACTGGACCGAGTACATGAACAACGACA GTAATTACTACAGCCTCCCCAACCGTCGGGACCCGCTGCTCTGCGGAAACGGCACTGGCGCCGG GTTGTGTCCCGAGGGCTACATCTGCCTGAAGGTGGGCCGTAACCCAGACTACGGCTACACCAGCTTCGACTCCTTCAGCTGGGCCTTCCTCTCATTGTTCCGCCTGATGACCCAGGACTACTGGGAGAACCTGTACCAACAG aCGCTGCGGGCGGCCGGTAAGCCCTACATGATCTTCTTCGTCCTGGTCATCTTCCTGGGCTCCTTCTACCTGGTCAACCTGATCCTGGCCGTGGTGGCCATGGCCTACGACGAGCAGAACCAGGCCACCATCGAGGAGAaccagcagaaggaggaggagttccaGGCCATGCTGGAGCAGCTGAAGagacagcaggaggaggcgcAG CAGGTTGccgcggcagcagcagcggcagggcctgaggaggagagcgggga aggaggagccgcCGTCACCTCAGAGTCCTCGTCCCTGGCGTCCAAGCTCAGCTCCAAGAGCGCCAAGGAGCGGCGGAACCGGCGCAAGAAGCGCCggcagcgggaggaggaggaggagcggggccgGCGGGGCACGGTCCGCAAGTCCGAGTCCGAGGACAGCATCAAGAGGTCAAGCTTCCGCTTCTCCATCGACGCCAACCGCCTCACGTACGAGAAGAGGTGCTCCTCGCCCAATCAG TCCCTGCTCAGCATCCGGGGCTCGCTCTTCTCGCCGCGCCGCAACAGCCGCGCCAGCCTCTTCAGCTTCCGGGGGCGGGCCCGCGACGCCGGCTCGGAGAACGACTTCGCCGACGACGAGCACAGCACGCTGGAGGAGGGGCCGTGCGGGGACGACAGCCGGCGCGGATCGCTCTTCGTGCCGCGGCGGGCCGAGCGCCGCTACAGCACGGCCAGCCAGGGCAGCGTGTGCAGCGGCACCGTGCCGCGCGACAGGCGTCTGCCCGCCAACGGGAAGATGCACTGCGCCGTCGACTGCAACGGCGTGGTGTCGCTGGTGGCCGGCGCCGCGGGGGGGCTGCCTCTGCCACCGCCCACTCCCCCGACCGGCCGTCTCCTGCTCCCCCATGAG GGGACCATGACGATGGACACGGAGCTCAAGAAGAGGTGCTCCAGCTTCCGCAAGGCGTCCATGGACTTCCTGGAGGAGCCCGGCGCCCGGCAGAGAGCCCTGAGCATCGCCAGCATCCTCACCAACACCATGGAAG AACTGGAAGAGTCCAGACAGAAGTGCCCCCCCTGCTGGTACAAGTTCGCCAACTCCTACCTGATCTGGGACTGCCACCCCACCTGGCTGCGGTTCAAGGAGGTGATGAACATGGTGGTGATGGACCCCTTCGTGGACCTGGCCATCACAATCTGCATCGTCCTCAACACGCTCTTCATGGCCATGGAGCACTACCCAATGACCATCGAGTTCAACAACGTGTTGTCTGTGGGGAACCTG GTGTTCACGGTCATCTTCACGGCCGAGATGTGCTTCAAGATCATTGCTCTGGACCCCTACTACTACTTCCAGCAAGGCTGGAACATCTTCGACAGCATCATCGTCAGCCTCAGTCTGATGGAGCTCGGCCTGGCCAACGTAGAGGGGTTGTCTGTGCTGAGGTCCTTCCGATTG CTGAGGGTGTTCAAGCTGGCCAAGTCGTGGCCAACCCTCAACATGCTGATCAAGATCATCGGCAACTCGGTGGGTGCCTTGGGCAACCTCACCCTGGTCCTCGCCATCATCGTCTTCATCTTCGCGGTGGTGGGCATGCAGCTCTTCGGCAAGAGCTACAAGGAGTGCGTGTGCAAGATCCACGCCGACTGCAAGCTGCCGCGCTGGCACATGCACGACTTCTTCCACTCGTTCCTCATCGTGTTCCGTGTGCTGTGCGGCGAGTGGATCGAGACCATGTGGGACTGCATGGAGGTGGACGGCCAGAGCGTGTGCCTAATCGTCTTCATGATGGTCATGGTCATCGGCAACCTGGTG GTTCTGAACCTCTTCCTGGCCCTGCTGCTGAGCTCCTTCAGCGCCGATAACCTGGCCGCCACGGACGAGGACAGCGAGATGAACAACCTGCAGATTGCTGTGGGCCGCATCCAGCGCGGCATCGCCTTCTTCAAGGCCGCCATGCGCAAGTTCCTGCGGAGGATCTGCTTCGACGGGGTCGCCGGCAGAGGCAAGGACCAGGCCATGCCCCTGGAGAGCAAGACCGTGGAGGAGTTGCAGAGCAACGGCAAGGGCAACTGCATCTCCTCCAACCACACAGCGGTGGAAGTCATCACCAAGGAGCCCAGCCCGGCGGGGGAGTACCTGAAGGAGGGCAATGGGcgcccggggtgggggggggtcctgggggtgagggtgagtgaCGGCGGGGACAACAGCCCGATGGAGAAATACCCTGTGGAGGACTGCGACTACATGTCCTTCATCCACAACCCCGTCCTGACGGTCACGGTGCCGATCGCCGTGGTGGAGTCGGACTTTGAGAACCCCAACACGGAGGAGTTCAGCAGCGACTCGTCGGATGTGGAAGGCAGCACTGAG AAAATAGACATCGAGCCCAGACCCCCGAGCTCCTCTGAGGGGAGCACAGTGGACATCCGACCCCCCGGGGAGGGGTGCGAGTCAGAGGAGATGGAGCCTGAGGAGTCCATGGACCCGGCGGCCTGCTTCACCGATG GCTGCGTGCGCAGGTTCCAGTGTTGCCAGGTGAGTGTGGAGGAAGGCTGGTGGAAGAGCTGGTGGACGCTGAGGAAGACCTGCTTCATCATAGTGGAGCACAACTGGTTTGAGTCATTCATCATCTTCATGATCCTGCTCAGCAGTGGAGCCCTG GCCTTTGAGGACATTTACATTGAGCAGCGGCGGACAGTGAAGACCATGCTGGAGTACGCAGACAAGGTGTTCACGTACGTCTTCATCCTGGAGATGCTGTTGAAGTGGGTGGCGTATGGTTTCGTCAAGTACTTCACCAACGCCTGGTGCTGGCTGGACTTTCTTATTGTTGAT GTCTCTATTGTTAGCTTGGTGGCTAATGCACTGGGCTATTCTGAGCTGAGCGCCATTAAATCTCTGCGAACACTGCGGGCCCTTCGACCCCTGAGGGCCCTTTCCCGGTTCGAGGGCATGAGG GTGGTGGTGAACGCTCTGCTGGGTGCCATCCCGTCCATCATGAACGTGCTACTGGTGTGCCTCATCTTCTGGCTCATCTTCAGCATCATGGGCGTAAACCTGTTCGCCGGCAAGTACTACTACTGCGTCAACACCACCAACGACGAGGTGTTCCCCATTGACGTGGTCAACAACCGCAGCGAGTGCCTGGCGCTGGTCAACGACAGCGCGCGCTGGAAGAACGTCAAGATCAACTTCGACAACGTGGGCGCAGGCTATCTGGCGCTGCTGCAGGTG GCAACGTTTAAGGGTTGGATGGACATCATGTATGCTGCCGTGGACTCTCGCAAC TTGGAGGATCAACCGGAGTATGAGGTGAACCTCTACATGTACCTCTATttcgtcatcttcatcatcttcggCTCCTTCTTCACCCTCAACCTCTTCATCGGTGTCATCATCGACAACTTCAACCAGCAGAAGAAAAAG TTTGGAGGTCAGGATATCTTCATGACGGAGGAGCAGAAGAAATACTACAATGCCATGAAGAAGCTGGGATCCAAGAAGCCCCAGAAGCCCATACCCAGACCTACG AACGCGTTCCAAGGCTTTGTGTTCGACTGCATCACCAAGCAGGCCTTTGACATCGTCATCATGATCCTCATCTGCCTCAACATGGTCACCATGATGGTGGAGACGGACGACCAGGGTGTGGACATGGACTGGGTGCTCTACTGGATCAACCTGGTGTTCATCGTGCTGTTCACGGGCGAGTGCGTGCTCAAGATGGTCTCCCTGCGCCACTACTACTTCACCATCGGCTGGAACGTCTTCGACTTTGTGGTGGTCATCCTGTCCATTGTTG GTATGTTTCTGTCAAAAGTCTTCGAGAAGTACTTGGTCTCTCCGACGCTATTCCGCGTCATCCGCCTGGCGCGAATCGGCCGCATCCTGCGCCTGATCAAGGGCGCCAAGGGCATCCGCACACTCCTCTTCGCCCTGATGATGTCCCTGCCGGCTCTCTTCAACATcgggctcctcctcttcctcgtcatgTTCATCTACGCCATCTTTGGCATGTCCAACTTCGCCTACGTCAAGCACGAGTCGGGCATCGACGACATGTTCAACTTCGAGACCTTCGGCAACAGCATGATCTGCCTGTTCCAGATCACCACCTCGGGCGGGTGGGACACCCTGCTGGCGCCCATCCTGAACAAGCGCGAGCCCGACTGCGACAGCCAACTGGAGCACCCGGGCAACCCCAACAAGGGCAACTGCGGCAACCCTTCGGTGGGCATCCTGTTCTTCGTCAGCTACGTCATCATCTGCTTCCTGATCGTGGTCAACATGTACATCGCCGTCATCCTGGAGAACTTTAGCGTGGCCACAGAGGAGAGCGCCGAGCCGCTGAGCGAGGACGACTTTGAGATGTTCTACGAGGTGTGGGAGCGCTTCGACCCCGACGCCACCCAGTTCATCGAGTACGCCCGGCTGTCGGAGTTTGCCGACGCCCTGGACCCGCCGCTGCGGATGCCCAAGCCCAACAAGATCCAGCTGATTGGCATGGACCTGCCCATGGTGAGCGGCGAACGCATCCACTGCCTGGACATCCTCTTCGCGTTCACAAAGCGCGTGCTTGGCGAGGGCGGCGAGATGGACGTGCTGCGCGGGCAGATGGAGGAGCGCTTCATGGCATCCAACCCGTCCAAAGTGTCCTATGAGCCCATCACCTCCACGCTGCGGCGCAAGCAGGAGGACACGTCGGCGCGGATGATCCAGCGGGCGTTCCGGTGCCACCGTGTCCGCCTGGCCATGAAGCGGGCGTCCAAGCTGTACAAGGAGCAGTTGGCGGTGGGCGTGCGGGACCCGGACAAGGACGTGGTGGTCTTTGGCTTGCCCGAGGAGAGCTCGGAGAGGTCGAACAAAACGGATCTCACGCTGTCGACGGCGTCGCCTCCCTCCTACAACAGCGTGACCAAGTCGGCGAAATACGAGCAGGGGGACTCGGAGAAGGAGAACATGGGAATGGACTCACGAGGCAGGAGGCAATAG